In Bacillus sp. SB49, a single window of DNA contains:
- a CDS encoding M3 family oligoendopeptidase — MSTYPVTWNLNSIFAGGSSSSELKSYVQGIEQHADTLEQLVQDFHAPKNTDQMEDLDAVLIQLQLVLKELAEFGAFVGCLNAQNVEDEGVSAWLSKRGDLGAKVDNSLTVFDQKLVQTDDDVWKSLLNQPPFRDVAFVLNERREHAKDKLEVNSEALINDLSVDGYDAWEQMYDQLVGKLKIELDGETLSIGQAANKLDSSDRAVRKEAFDKLQQVWGKQSDLFSSTLNHLSGFRLQVYKHRGWTNVLKEPLEYNRMSRKTLDAMWNAITKYKDQYIPYMKKKAELLGIDQLSFYDVEAPIGHSGTGWSFQEGADFILKHFRQFSPKMADFAEMAFEKGWIESEDRPGKQPGGFCTSFPDSEETRIFMTYSGTPSSVATLAHELGHAYHQHVMNELPILNQGYAMNVAETASTFAEMIVADAAVKQAEGQEEKRVLLEDKVQRSIAFFMNIHARFLFETRFYEERQHGAVSKQRLNDLMEEAQREAYVGTLKEYDPTFWASKLHFHITDVPFYNFPYTFGYLFSMGIYAKALEEGQGFEDKYVALLQDTGRMSVEDLAMKHLGVNLEEADFWEHALDLCLHDLRTFMSMDN, encoded by the coding sequence ATGTCCACTTATCCGGTTACTTGGAATTTAAATAGTATATTTGCTGGTGGAAGCAGCTCATCAGAATTGAAGTCGTATGTCCAAGGCATCGAACAACATGCCGATACGTTGGAGCAGCTGGTGCAGGATTTCCATGCTCCAAAGAATACGGATCAAATGGAAGACTTAGATGCCGTACTGATACAGCTGCAGTTGGTTTTAAAGGAACTGGCTGAATTCGGAGCTTTCGTCGGTTGCTTGAATGCTCAAAACGTGGAGGACGAGGGAGTCTCCGCCTGGCTATCAAAGCGTGGTGATCTTGGGGCCAAAGTGGATAACAGCTTAACCGTCTTCGATCAGAAGCTTGTCCAGACGGATGATGACGTATGGAAGTCTTTGTTGAATCAGCCACCTTTCCGTGATGTGGCTTTCGTTCTTAATGAGCGAAGAGAACATGCGAAAGATAAGCTTGAGGTAAATTCAGAGGCATTGATTAATGATCTCAGCGTTGACGGGTACGATGCCTGGGAACAAATGTATGATCAGCTTGTAGGTAAACTGAAAATCGAATTGGATGGAGAAACGCTTTCCATCGGGCAGGCGGCGAATAAGCTCGATTCCTCCGACCGCGCTGTACGGAAGGAAGCCTTTGATAAACTTCAGCAGGTATGGGGAAAGCAATCGGATCTTTTCAGCAGCACGTTAAACCACCTTTCAGGCTTCCGCCTGCAGGTGTATAAACACAGAGGCTGGACGAACGTGTTGAAGGAGCCGCTCGAATATAACAGGATGAGCAGAAAAACGCTGGATGCGATGTGGAATGCCATTACAAAATATAAGGACCAGTACATACCTTATATGAAAAAGAAAGCCGAACTCTTGGGAATCGATCAACTAAGCTTCTATGATGTAGAAGCACCAATCGGTCATTCAGGAACAGGCTGGAGCTTCCAGGAAGGAGCAGACTTCATTCTAAAGCATTTCCGGCAGTTCAGTCCGAAAATGGCTGATTTCGCTGAGATGGCATTTGAGAAAGGGTGGATCGAATCAGAAGACCGTCCCGGTAAACAGCCAGGGGGATTTTGCACGAGCTTTCCTGACAGTGAAGAAACCCGGATATTTATGACGTATTCAGGGACACCGTCGAGTGTAGCGACACTGGCGCATGAGCTTGGGCACGCCTATCATCAGCATGTTATGAATGAGCTTCCGATATTAAATCAGGGCTATGCGATGAATGTAGCGGAAACGGCGTCCACGTTTGCGGAGATGATTGTAGCAGATGCTGCGGTCAAACAGGCGGAAGGACAAGAAGAGAAACGAGTACTCTTGGAGGATAAAGTTCAGCGCAGTATCGCATTCTTCATGAACATCCACGCCCGCTTCTTGTTTGAAACCCGTTTCTATGAAGAAAGACAGCACGGAGCTGTTTCAAAACAGCGCTTGAACGATTTAATGGAGGAGGCACAAAGGGAAGCATATGTCGGTACATTGAAGGAATACGATCCTACGTTCTGGGCGTCCAAACTCCACTTCCATATTACCGATGTTCCTTTCTATAACTTCCCTTATACGTTCGGCTATTTGTTCAGCATGGGAATTTATGCGAAAGCTCTCGAGGAGGGGCAGGGCTTTGAGGATAAGTATGTGGCCCTGCTGCAAGATACAGGCAGGATGTCCGTGGAAGATCTTGCCATGAAACACTTAGGTGTAAACCTGGAGGAAGCAGACTTTTGGGAACACGCACTTGATTTATGCCTTCATGATCTCCGGACGTTCATGTCTATGGACAACTGA
- a CDS encoding PilZ domain-containing protein — protein sequence MRYRRQDPLRYIFPNPIGARFKIIQVGDRPVDSSFGKAVIHDLSTGGLKMATDIKIPLHKEIDVFLQLEFEGTSLSFTADVVWMKPYMKEYLYGLDFKGDQKSEIVQALKKWKAIPANG from the coding sequence GTGAGATACCGACGACAAGACCCCCTTCGTTATATATTTCCAAATCCTATAGGAGCCCGTTTTAAAATCATCCAGGTCGGCGACCGTCCGGTGGATTCATCGTTCGGCAAGGCGGTCATTCATGACTTGAGTACCGGAGGATTGAAAATGGCAACAGACATCAAGATTCCCCTCCACAAAGAGATTGACGTCTTCCTTCAACTGGAATTTGAAGGAACCTCCCTTTCCTTTACTGCCGATGTCGTTTGGATGAAGCCATATATGAAGGAATACCTTTATGGTTTGGATTTCAAAGGAGACCAGAAATCCGAAATTGTCCAGGCTTTAAAGAAATGGAAAGCGATTCCTGCCAACGGCTGA
- a CDS encoding RluA family pseudouridine synthase, which produces MNTRRIGEWLEVEVPEEWNGYTIERIMKKKWHVPRKLIHSFRSKKEVTLNQEIPHWKTAKAEAGDILRIRLFRPRPLEVVPTPMHVDVIYEDDHLLVVNKPAGVFTHPNRPDEHDTLVNGVAAYFKQKGIFSTPKYVHRLDRDTSGAILFAKHELAIAMLGKELQERRIKRTYLAWAHGNLSPAKGRIEAPIGKDDSHPVRRCVAEDGQRALTHYEVVEYDRKQDASLVKLRLQTGRTHQIRVHLSHAGHPLLGDELYGGAGSLNYKQALHAAKLTLYHPFTQQEVHCLAMPMKASPLFTEAQVLKLSD; this is translated from the coding sequence ATGAACACGAGACGTATCGGAGAATGGCTTGAAGTAGAAGTGCCGGAAGAATGGAACGGCTATACGATTGAACGGATCATGAAAAAAAAGTGGCATGTCCCACGAAAATTAATCCACAGCTTCCGGTCAAAGAAGGAAGTTACTCTGAATCAGGAAATCCCCCACTGGAAAACCGCTAAAGCGGAGGCGGGGGATATATTACGCATCCGCTTGTTCCGCCCGCGGCCCCTAGAGGTCGTCCCGACACCTATGCACGTGGATGTGATCTATGAGGATGACCACCTTCTTGTCGTGAATAAACCTGCCGGTGTGTTCACCCATCCAAATAGACCGGATGAGCATGATACATTAGTGAACGGCGTAGCCGCTTATTTCAAGCAGAAAGGCATTTTTTCCACTCCAAAGTATGTACATCGACTCGATCGGGATACATCAGGAGCCATTCTGTTTGCGAAACATGAACTAGCCATCGCCATGCTCGGAAAAGAGTTACAGGAGCGAAGAATTAAACGAACTTATTTGGCATGGGCCCACGGAAATCTCTCTCCAGCGAAAGGCCGGATAGAAGCACCGATTGGGAAAGATGACAGCCATCCGGTCCGCAGATGTGTAGCGGAAGACGGACAGCGCGCACTGACCCATTATGAAGTTGTCGAATATGACAGGAAGCAAGACGCTTCCTTAGTCAAATTGCGTTTACAAACGGGGAGAACCCATCAAATCAGGGTACACCTCAGCCATGCCGGCCATCCGCTTCTTGGAGATGAATTGTACGGCGGTGCCGGGAGTCTTAATTATAAACAAGCCCTGCATGCGGCCAAGTTGACACTCTATCATCCCTTTACACAACAAGAAGTTCATTGCCTTGCCATGCCGATGAAAGCTTCCCCATTGTTTACAGAAGCGCAGGTCCTTAAGCTCTCTGATTGA
- a CDS encoding 4a-hydroxytetrahydrobiopterin dehydratase, with amino-acid sequence MEEQRIPDEEKQARMEELDGWKLSEDKFIVKRYRFSEFLTGVQFVNHVAEYSEDIQHHPFISIDYKMVTMKLTSWNAKGLTELDLKCAEKYDDLYASITGK; translated from the coding sequence ATGGAGGAGCAAAGGATTCCAGATGAAGAGAAGCAGGCGAGAATGGAAGAATTAGACGGCTGGAAGCTCAGTGAGGATAAATTCATCGTCAAACGCTATCGGTTCTCTGAATTTCTTACAGGGGTTCAGTTCGTCAATCATGTCGCGGAATATTCGGAGGACATTCAACATCATCCTTTCATCAGCATTGATTATAAGATGGTGACTATGAAGCTTACATCATGGAATGCCAAGGGTCTTACTGAACTCGATCTGAAGTGCGCAGAGAAGTATGATGATTTGTATGCGTCTATCACAGGGAAGTAA